A genomic segment from Idiomarina piscisalsi encodes:
- the secD gene encoding protein translocase subunit SecD, which produces MLNKYPLWKNLLVTFVVLVAALYALPNIYGEDPAVQISADRNATIDASTMDRVRNALDSVDIEPKSVSLENEQLLVRLNSDNEQLKARETILDSLGDNYIVALNLAPATPEWLKSLGAQPMKLGLDLRGGVHFLMEIDMGEAMSKIIDGMKDTVRAELREERIRYSAVRVDGTAVEIELRNDEAFQEAAQYLDNRYQGYVLAENEETRTLRLEMTEQKIAETRDYAVDQNITIMRNRVNELGVAEPVIQRQGSNRIVVELPGVQDTARAKEILGATATLEFRMVDSENDVRDAMNGRVPFGSELLPMRDGPQQLLKEDVILTGDHIVNAGVGYDEYNRPQVNITLDGVGGNKMSLATKDNVGKPMATVFIEYEATDERDEEGNLQFTKSAEVINVATIQSRLGSNFRITGVGAQEAQNLALLLRAGALIAPIQIVEERTVGPSLGQQNIDSGTQAIFWGFVLVLAFMVVYYKKFGLVANAALATNLILIIGVMSMIPGATLTLPGMAGIVLTVGMAVDANVLIFERIREEIKAKRSPQQAIHHGYDSALSTIADANVTTLIAALILFAIGNGPIKGFAITLAIGIITSMFTAIVGTRAIVNSVWGGKRLSKLSI; this is translated from the coding sequence GTGTTAAACAAATACCCGTTGTGGAAAAACTTGCTGGTTACCTTTGTTGTATTAGTGGCAGCGCTTTATGCGCTGCCAAATATTTATGGCGAAGACCCAGCGGTGCAAATTTCCGCAGACAGAAACGCAACGATTGATGCAAGCACGATGGATCGTGTGCGCAATGCGCTTGACAGTGTTGATATAGAGCCGAAAAGCGTATCATTAGAGAATGAACAACTGTTGGTTCGTTTGAATTCAGACAACGAGCAGTTAAAGGCCAGAGAAACTATTCTCGATAGCCTGGGCGACAATTACATTGTCGCGCTTAACCTGGCACCAGCAACGCCGGAGTGGCTTAAAAGTTTAGGTGCACAACCTATGAAGCTGGGGCTGGATCTGCGAGGTGGTGTTCATTTCTTGATGGAAATCGATATGGGCGAAGCAATGTCCAAAATTATCGATGGCATGAAAGACACCGTTAGAGCCGAGTTGCGCGAAGAACGAATTCGATACAGTGCTGTCCGTGTGGACGGTACGGCGGTCGAGATCGAACTGCGAAATGACGAAGCGTTTCAAGAGGCTGCGCAATACTTAGATAACCGTTATCAGGGTTATGTGTTGGCCGAAAATGAAGAGACTCGCACTTTGCGCTTGGAAATGACCGAGCAGAAAATTGCGGAGACACGCGACTACGCGGTTGATCAGAACATCACTATCATGCGCAACCGTGTGAATGAATTGGGTGTTGCGGAGCCGGTCATTCAGCGTCAGGGCTCTAACCGTATTGTGGTTGAATTACCCGGCGTACAAGATACTGCTCGCGCTAAGGAAATTCTGGGCGCAACAGCGACGTTGGAATTCCGTATGGTCGACAGCGAAAATGATGTCCGTGACGCCATGAACGGCCGAGTCCCGTTTGGCAGTGAACTCTTACCTATGCGCGATGGCCCTCAGCAGCTGCTGAAAGAAGACGTTATTTTAACTGGGGACCACATCGTTAACGCAGGGGTTGGCTACGACGAATATAACCGTCCACAGGTCAATATTACCCTGGACGGTGTTGGTGGTAACAAAATGTCGTTGGCAACCAAAGATAATGTCGGTAAACCAATGGCAACCGTCTTTATCGAATACGAAGCGACGGATGAACGTGATGAAGAAGGTAACTTACAATTCACCAAAAGTGCTGAAGTTATCAACGTTGCAACGATACAGTCGCGTCTGGGCAGTAATTTCCGCATTACCGGCGTAGGGGCGCAAGAAGCACAAAACCTCGCGCTGTTATTGCGCGCCGGTGCATTGATTGCGCCGATTCAAATTGTTGAAGAGCGCACGGTTGGTCCAAGCCTCGGCCAGCAAAATATCGATTCAGGTACACAGGCTATTTTCTGGGGCTTCGTTTTAGTTCTGGCGTTTATGGTTGTGTACTACAAGAAGTTTGGTCTAGTCGCTAATGCGGCGTTGGCAACCAACTTAATTTTAATTATTGGTGTCATGTCGATGATACCAGGGGCGACACTGACCTTGCCGGGTATGGCGGGTATTGTCTTAACCGTTGGTATGGCGGTCGATGCAAACGTACTTATTTTTGAGCGTATACGCGAAGAAATAAAAGCGAAGCGGAGTCCGCAACAAGCTATTCACCATGGTTATGACAGCGCGTTATCGACCATTGCCGACGCCAACGTCACCACATTAATTGCCGCACTTATTTTGTTTGCTATTGGTAATGGGCCAATTAAAGGCTTCGCTATTACTCTGGCAATCGGCATTATTACATCCATGTTCACCGCTATTGTCGGTACGCGTGCCATTGTTAACTCCGTTTGGGGTGGCAAGCGCTTATCGAAGCTGTCGATATAA
- the secF gene encoding protein translocase subunit SecF, which produces MMNSEERLPFMRFRGIAGIISALLVIASIVSLSVNKLNFGLDFTGGTLLEVGFQEPADLNRVRSSLESEGFGDAVVQNYGTQEDILIRLEPRTDVKAEELGSNILETLRAEFDKTVEMRRIEFVGPNVGDEFIEQGGLAMLTALICILLYIAMRFEWRLAVGAVAALAHDVTLTLGLFSFLQLEFDLTVLAALLAVIGYSINDTVVVCDRIRETFRKYAKLTPLQTVNRALTDTLSRTLVTSITTILVLLTLFFLGGPLIHGFATALLFGVVIGTYSSIYIASTVALAFGVSREDLMPPEVEKEGADQDPLQ; this is translated from the coding sequence ATGATGAATTCAGAAGAACGACTTCCCTTTATGCGCTTCCGGGGTATTGCCGGAATCATCAGTGCATTATTGGTTATTGCGTCTATCGTGTCATTGTCGGTAAACAAGCTGAACTTTGGTCTCGATTTTACCGGTGGTACTTTGTTGGAAGTTGGCTTTCAGGAGCCGGCTGATCTGAACCGAGTACGCAGTTCTTTAGAAAGTGAGGGTTTTGGAGACGCCGTTGTTCAAAACTACGGGACTCAGGAGGATATTTTGATTCGCCTTGAGCCTCGTACCGATGTTAAAGCCGAAGAACTTGGCTCAAATATTCTTGAGACATTGCGTGCAGAGTTCGACAAAACAGTTGAAATGCGCCGTATTGAATTCGTTGGCCCTAATGTGGGTGACGAGTTTATTGAGCAGGGCGGTTTAGCCATGCTGACAGCGCTAATCTGTATTTTGCTGTACATTGCGATGCGCTTTGAATGGCGTTTAGCGGTCGGTGCAGTCGCTGCATTGGCACATGACGTGACTCTAACACTCGGTTTATTTTCTTTCTTGCAATTAGAGTTCGACTTAACGGTACTGGCAGCGCTTCTCGCGGTTATTGGTTACTCCATTAACGATACCGTTGTGGTGTGTGACCGAATTCGGGAAACGTTCCGTAAATACGCTAAGTTGACACCGTTGCAAACGGTTAACCGGGCGTTGACGGATACATTAAGCCGTACTTTAGTCACGTCAATTACTACTATTCTGGTGTTATTGACCTTGTTCTTCTTAGGCGGCCCGTTAATTCACGGTTTCGCAACGGCACTGTTATTTGGTGTGGTTATTGGTACTTACTCGTCGATTTATATTGCGAGTACCGTCGCGTTAGCCTTTGGTGTAAGCCGAGAAGACTTAATGCCGCCGGAAGTTGAAAAAGAAGGTGCAGACCAGGACCCTCTTCAATAA
- the yaaA gene encoding peroxide stress protein YaaA: MLAVVSPAKNLDYESDLPKLDVTQPRMLDQAEALVKVCRKLSPQDLGSLMKISDKLAGLNAARFEEWQRPFTDDNARPAMYAFNGDVYAGLDAETLDASAVTNAQQHLRILSGLYGVLRPLDLMQPYRLEMGTKLQTENGKNLYEFWGESITEQLNQDLEAIGSSMLVNLASNEYFSAVKPKALNADIITPVFKDEKNGQYKVISFYAKKARGMMARFIVNQTPQSVSDLKEFDAAGYSYNGDLSKGNELVFCRAEQK; this comes from the coding sequence ATGCTAGCCGTTGTTTCACCTGCTAAAAATCTAGACTATGAAAGTGACTTACCGAAGTTAGACGTCACCCAGCCAAGAATGCTGGACCAGGCAGAGGCCTTGGTTAAAGTCTGTCGCAAACTCAGTCCGCAAGATTTAGGGTCGCTCATGAAAATTAGCGACAAGCTAGCGGGCTTAAATGCGGCGCGATTTGAAGAGTGGCAACGGCCGTTCACAGACGATAATGCTCGTCCTGCAATGTATGCGTTTAACGGCGATGTATATGCTGGATTAGATGCCGAAACGTTAGACGCTTCTGCCGTGACAAACGCTCAGCAGCACCTGCGTATCTTGTCAGGTTTGTATGGTGTTTTAAGACCTCTTGATTTAATGCAGCCTTACCGACTAGAAATGGGTACCAAGTTGCAAACCGAGAACGGCAAAAACCTTTACGAATTCTGGGGTGAGTCAATAACTGAACAGTTAAATCAGGACTTGGAAGCTATCGGCAGCTCAATGTTAGTTAACTTGGCGTCGAATGAGTATTTCTCTGCGGTAAAACCGAAAGCCCTTAATGCCGACATTATAACGCCGGTGTTTAAAGACGAAAAAAATGGCCAATATAAAGTCATTAGTTTTTACGCTAAAAAGGCAAGAGGCATGATGGCGCGCTTTATTGTGAACCAAACGCCACAATCTGTGTCTGATCTTAAAGAGTTTGACGCGGCCGGATACAGCTACAACGGTGACCTGTCAAAAGGTAATGAGCTGGTATTCTGTCGGGCAGAGCAAAAATAA
- a CDS encoding DUF3014 domain-containing protein — MSDDKVENSPATEDASRKTTWAVVIVIAVAVIAAVVWWWLPAEKPQQQEKVKVEQSTSTEVEAEPYQPEEPEEESEPLPEPVEPEPEPAKQPEEAPEPEQIALPELNNSTPTVLQELDSSDINIRPLKSSQLIRDAVVLADNISNGSIVRDRTIVQRPDGRFSVIKVDGELYIDESSYRRYDALVDWFISLDAYALADNYELFKPLVQEAYAEIGYPDSDFDNTLMEAIDVLLSTPVPEGLVEVKADSVMYTYADDAYEALPAAQKQLLRMGPDNIERIKQKLREIQKALQ; from the coding sequence ATGAGTGACGACAAAGTAGAAAATTCTCCGGCAACGGAAGACGCTAGCCGGAAAACAACTTGGGCCGTTGTTATTGTCATTGCGGTTGCTGTCATAGCTGCTGTTGTTTGGTGGTGGTTACCGGCAGAAAAGCCGCAACAACAAGAAAAAGTGAAGGTAGAACAATCGACCTCAACTGAGGTGGAAGCCGAGCCTTATCAGCCTGAAGAGCCCGAAGAAGAATCGGAGCCTTTACCTGAGCCGGTAGAGCCAGAGCCTGAACCGGCTAAACAACCCGAAGAAGCCCCCGAGCCTGAGCAAATAGCACTGCCTGAACTGAACAACAGTACGCCTACGGTTTTACAGGAACTGGACTCGAGCGATATTAACATTCGTCCGCTGAAAAGTTCTCAGCTTATCCGTGACGCTGTTGTATTAGCGGACAATATTAGTAATGGCAGCATCGTCCGAGATCGCACTATTGTTCAGCGTCCTGATGGCCGTTTTAGTGTGATAAAAGTGGATGGTGAGCTGTACATTGACGAAAGTTCTTACCGTCGTTATGACGCGTTGGTCGACTGGTTTATCAGCCTCGACGCGTACGCGTTGGCTGACAACTATGAGCTGTTTAAACCCTTAGTCCAGGAAGCCTATGCGGAAATTGGCTACCCAGATTCAGACTTTGATAATACCTTAATGGAAGCGATTGATGTGCTGTTGTCAACACCGGTACCTGAAGGTTTGGTGGAGGTCAAAGCCGACAGTGTGATGTACACCTACGCCGATGACGCCTATGAAGCGTTACCGGCCGCCCAGAAGCAACTGCTGCGCATGGGGCCAGACAACATTGAGCGTATTAAACAGAAATTAAGAGAAATACAGAAGGCATTGCAGTAA
- a CDS encoding lysophospholipid acyltransferase family protein: MENNDQLPEFVKGEFPVRDNRFLRWVGRVGMRLMGGWKINGSMPAVKKAILPVAPHTSNWDFPVGAFVMLAMGLKLNYLGKNSLFRFPIKTLMTKLGGIPVDRSAANGVVGSMVEQFRSKDELILVITPEGTRKKVTEWKKGFLHMAKQAKVPVIPVAFDFARKAIDIGPALMITDEIEKELLRVKSFFAHAQGKRSEASC, from the coding sequence ATGGAAAATAACGATCAGCTTCCTGAGTTTGTGAAAGGCGAATTTCCGGTGAGAGACAACCGTTTCTTACGCTGGGTTGGCCGTGTTGGAATGCGTCTCATGGGAGGCTGGAAAATTAACGGCAGTATGCCAGCGGTAAAGAAAGCCATTCTGCCCGTTGCGCCGCATACGTCAAACTGGGATTTTCCGGTCGGCGCGTTTGTTATGTTGGCGATGGGTCTAAAGCTGAATTACTTAGGTAAGAACAGCTTGTTCCGGTTTCCTATCAAAACGCTGATGACCAAGTTAGGCGGTATTCCGGTTGATAGAAGTGCTGCGAACGGTGTGGTTGGCAGTATGGTTGAGCAGTTTCGCAGTAAGGATGAGCTCATTTTGGTCATTACTCCAGAAGGCACGCGCAAAAAGGTGACCGAATGGAAGAAAGGTTTTTTGCACATGGCGAAGCAGGCAAAAGTGCCGGTCATACCGGTCGCTTTCGATTTTGCCCGTAAAGCCATCGATATCGGCCCGGCACTCATGATCACCGACGAAATCGAAAAAGAATTGCTTCGTGTGAAGTCATTTTTTGCGCATGCGCAGGGCAAACGGAGTGAAGCATCGTGCTGA
- a CDS encoding GNAT family N-acetyltransferase → MLRSLAAVIMCFLVLVAMPAKAGDFWQQQWTVPGQAESNNLIIRPIRESDKARFFHSYMTSQQWLYKKLGWAWPSEKSTLEQNSTMVDYHLEQAEQKTAFTYVVLDKSDNSIIGAVYMVPVASERQENSGISKSAYNAEVSWWLLESAVDNNLHNDLFALLTRWLGESWPWRQVMFPVSENNATALQLLESSKARYIGRNLDTREKYFSYAISRK, encoded by the coding sequence GTGCTGAGAAGTTTGGCCGCTGTCATTATGTGTTTTCTTGTACTGGTCGCAATGCCGGCTAAGGCGGGCGACTTTTGGCAGCAGCAATGGACGGTTCCCGGCCAAGCTGAAAGTAATAATTTAATTATTCGCCCTATACGGGAGTCTGATAAAGCGCGCTTTTTTCACTCTTACATGACGTCACAACAATGGTTATATAAGAAACTCGGCTGGGCTTGGCCTTCTGAGAAGAGTACGCTGGAACAAAACAGTACAATGGTGGACTACCACCTGGAACAAGCCGAACAAAAGACCGCGTTCACTTATGTGGTACTGGATAAATCCGACAATTCTATTATTGGTGCGGTTTATATGGTGCCTGTGGCGTCGGAACGTCAGGAAAACAGTGGTATTTCAAAAAGCGCCTATAACGCAGAAGTCAGCTGGTGGTTGTTAGAAAGTGCTGTCGATAATAACCTCCATAACGATCTCTTCGCTTTACTAACGCGTTGGCTTGGGGAAAGCTGGCCGTGGCGGCAGGTTATGTTTCCTGTCTCTGAAAATAACGCAACAGCTCTGCAACTGTTAGAAAGCAGTAAAGCACGCTACATTGGCAGAAACCTCGATACACGGGAAAAGTATTTCTCTTACGCAATTTCACGCAAATAA
- the ribH gene encoding 6,7-dimethyl-8-ribityllumazine synthase has product MQVIEGGINAAGKKFAIIVSRFNHFVVESLLDGAVQTLKHYGEVADDDITVVRVPGAYEIPVTAKRLAQSGKYDAIIAVGAVIRGGTPHFEFVAGECNSGLGRVATEFGLPVAFGVITTDSLEQAIERSGSKAGNKGSEAALSALEMVNVLDKI; this is encoded by the coding sequence ATGCAGGTAATTGAAGGCGGTATTAATGCGGCTGGCAAAAAATTTGCCATTATCGTATCTCGCTTCAACCATTTCGTTGTTGAAAGTTTACTGGACGGTGCGGTTCAAACATTGAAGCACTATGGCGAAGTAGCAGACGACGACATCACTGTGGTACGTGTTCCTGGTGCTTACGAAATTCCGGTTACTGCAAAGCGTTTAGCCCAATCTGGGAAGTACGATGCAATTATTGCTGTCGGTGCAGTCATTCGTGGTGGCACGCCTCACTTTGAATTTGTTGCCGGTGAATGCAATAGCGGGCTAGGTCGTGTTGCAACCGAATTTGGGCTGCCTGTCGCTTTTGGCGTTATTACCACAGATTCACTGGAGCAAGCGATTGAACGAAGCGGTTCTAAAGCAGGTAATAAAGGCTCTGAAGCTGCATTAAGCGCACTCGAAATGGTTAACGTACTGGATAAGATCTGA
- the nusB gene encoding transcription antitermination factor NusB → MKPAARRKARKLAVQAIYSWQLSQNSFSDIEAQFLTDTDTNKVDVDYFLELVRGVGGQYRSLDESLKPFLARPINELDPIELAVLRIAAYELSERMDVPYKVAINEAIELAKSFGADESHRFVNGVLDKAVDTLRPARK, encoded by the coding sequence ATGAAACCTGCAGCAAGAAGAAAAGCACGAAAATTAGCGGTACAGGCTATTTACTCCTGGCAGTTATCGCAAAACAGCTTCAGCGATATTGAAGCACAGTTTTTGACGGACACCGACACCAATAAAGTGGATGTTGACTACTTTTTAGAGCTGGTACGTGGCGTTGGCGGTCAGTACCGTTCGCTTGATGAGTCTCTGAAGCCCTTTTTGGCGCGTCCAATAAACGAGCTTGATCCTATTGAGTTGGCGGTTCTGCGTATAGCGGCTTACGAGCTAAGTGAGCGCATGGATGTTCCTTACAAAGTGGCTATTAACGAAGCTATTGAGCTTGCTAAGTCATTTGGGGCTGATGAGAGCCACCGTTTTGTCAATGGTGTATTAGACAAGGCAGTCGATACGTTGAGACCCGCACGAAAATAG
- the thiL gene encoding thiamine-phosphate kinase, with translation MPQDEFSLINDYFANRSACRSDVAIGIGDDGAVVKPLPEHDLVVVTDTLVEGVHFDKTTPPRAIGHKAVAVNLSDLAAMGAQPSWISLALTCPNTDNDWLAEFSSGLDEICRYYDCQLIGGDTTKGPLTVTVTAHGQLPTGTAISRSGAKPGDWVYVSGSLGDAGLGLKVTQNKVSTTGRHLQHVIERLHYPTPRVAMGQVLRGVATSCIDVSDGLVADLGHLLKQAQVSAQIELEKLPLSLALTETLEANEALAMALTAGDDYELCFTLPEEHRGRMETLTSHLKTKPVCIGRIVKGAEAQIDMHYEGEPWELPEGYKSFNHFATDERVRKGE, from the coding sequence ATGCCTCAAGACGAGTTTTCTCTCATTAACGACTATTTCGCAAATCGCTCCGCTTGTCGGAGCGATGTTGCAATTGGCATTGGTGACGATGGCGCAGTGGTGAAACCTTTGCCCGAGCATGATCTTGTTGTCGTAACTGATACGTTAGTTGAGGGCGTGCATTTTGATAAAACCACACCACCAAGAGCCATTGGACACAAAGCGGTCGCCGTTAACTTAAGCGATTTAGCCGCTATGGGCGCCCAGCCCAGCTGGATAAGCCTTGCACTCACTTGCCCTAATACTGACAACGACTGGCTAGCAGAATTCAGCAGTGGACTTGACGAAATTTGTCGTTATTACGATTGTCAGCTTATTGGCGGAGACACCACAAAAGGCCCGCTAACGGTCACCGTAACAGCCCATGGCCAGCTGCCAACCGGAACCGCCATAAGCCGAAGCGGTGCCAAACCCGGAGATTGGGTTTATGTGAGTGGCTCATTAGGTGATGCAGGGTTAGGCTTAAAAGTAACACAGAATAAAGTCAGCACGACCGGCCGACACTTACAGCATGTCATCGAGCGGCTACACTACCCGACGCCAAGGGTTGCAATGGGGCAAGTATTGCGAGGGGTAGCAACGTCGTGCATTGATGTGTCGGATGGTTTGGTTGCAGACTTAGGGCACCTGCTAAAACAGGCTCAGGTGTCTGCGCAAATAGAGTTAGAAAAGTTGCCACTGTCACTAGCGCTGACGGAAACGCTGGAAGCCAATGAGGCACTAGCGATGGCGCTAACCGCCGGTGATGACTATGAACTTTGTTTTACCTTGCCGGAAGAACACCGCGGTCGTATGGAAACGCTAACGTCACACTTAAAGACCAAACCAGTCTGTATCGGCAGAATCGTCAAAGGTGCTGAAGCGCAAATTGACATGCACTATGAAGGCGAACCGTGGGAGCTTCCCGAGGGCTATAAGAGCTTTAACCACTTTGCCACAGACGAACGGGTCAGAAAAGGCGAGTAA
- a CDS encoding phosphatidylglycerophosphatase A family protein: protein MPKLNWFNPIHWLSLGFGTGLAPKAPGTFGTLVGIPFVYLTTQLTWQWQIGVLLMATIIGVFLCQYTAKAMGEHDHPSIVWDEIVGYGFAMFALPFEAVWLIAAFILFRLFDIWKPGPIGWSDKKLTGGTGIMMDDVIAGILTTAILHVAAYLF, encoded by the coding sequence ATGCCGAAACTAAACTGGTTTAATCCAATACACTGGCTCTCTCTGGGGTTTGGCACTGGGTTAGCCCCAAAAGCACCCGGCACCTTCGGCACCTTAGTCGGCATCCCCTTTGTTTATCTGACTACCCAGCTCACATGGCAATGGCAAATTGGCGTCTTATTAATGGCTACCATTATTGGTGTTTTTCTATGCCAGTATACAGCCAAAGCCATGGGTGAACATGACCATCCTTCCATTGTATGGGATGAAATAGTCGGCTACGGCTTTGCCATGTTCGCTTTACCCTTCGAAGCCGTTTGGCTCATCGCCGCTTTCATTCTATTCCGCCTATTCGACATCTGGAAACCCGGCCCTATCGGCTGGTCCGACAAAAAACTCACTGGCGGCACCGGCATCATGATGGACGACGTCATAGCCGGCATCCTAACCACCGCCATCTTGCATGTAGCGGCATACCTCTTTTAA
- the dxs gene encoding 1-deoxy-D-xylulose-5-phosphate synthase, which produces MIQNYPLLDKINSPADLRELSPNQLTDLCAEVRQFLLTSVSQSSGHLASGLGTVELTVALHYVYHTPNDKLVWDVGHQAYPHKILTGRKDQLHSIRQKDGLHPFPWREESDYDVLSVGHSSTSISAALGLAVAAQRQKREQKVVSIIGDGAMTAGMAFEAMNHAGDIKPDMLVILNDNDMSISENVGALNHHFARLLSGRFYTSLRESGKKLLSPLPHIRHFASRAEEHMKGMMAPGTIFEELGFNYIGPIDGHDVNALVDTLRNMKDLKGPQLLHIVTQKGKGYKPAEKDPIGYHGVPKFDPKSSELPQKAPGVPNYSDIFGQWLCSTAQSDKSLMAITPAMREGSGMVEFSQAYPEQYFDVAIAEQHSVTYAAGLAIAGMKPVVAIYSTFLQRGYDQLIHDVALQNLDVLFAIDRAGIVGADGPTHQGAFDISYMRCIPNMVIMTPSDEQECLDMLTTGYEYKGPASVRYPRGAGVGLELRDPKPLTIGKARTVRDGEKIAFLNFGTLLPEVMQAAEALNASVVDMRFVKPLDTKAIEDAVAKHDSLVTVEENVTAGGAGSAVLEHLADKGLSISVLQLGLPDEFIKHGSQAEIRAELNLDAKGIEAQVKDRL; this is translated from the coding sequence ATGATACAAAATTACCCGTTACTCGATAAAATTAATTCTCCGGCTGATTTGCGTGAACTGTCACCCAATCAACTCACTGACCTATGCGCTGAAGTTCGTCAGTTTCTGCTGACCTCCGTGAGTCAAAGCAGCGGGCACCTGGCGTCAGGTTTAGGTACCGTAGAGCTCACTGTTGCCTTGCACTACGTGTACCACACGCCAAATGATAAGCTGGTTTGGGATGTTGGTCATCAGGCCTACCCGCACAAGATTCTGACCGGTCGAAAAGACCAGCTGCACAGCATTCGCCAAAAGGACGGGTTACACCCCTTCCCATGGCGTGAAGAAAGCGACTATGACGTGCTTTCTGTGGGTCACTCGAGTACATCAATATCCGCCGCACTAGGGCTAGCTGTAGCCGCACAGCGTCAAAAACGCGAACAGAAAGTGGTCTCCATTATCGGTGACGGCGCTATGACTGCCGGTATGGCCTTTGAAGCCATGAATCACGCGGGTGACATAAAACCGGATATGCTGGTTATTCTGAACGACAATGATATGTCGATTTCGGAGAACGTCGGTGCATTAAATCATCACTTTGCTCGTTTATTGTCAGGTCGCTTTTATACCTCTTTACGTGAGAGTGGCAAGAAACTGCTGAGTCCGCTGCCTCATATTCGCCATTTCGCCAGCCGTGCCGAAGAGCATATGAAAGGAATGATGGCGCCGGGTACCATTTTTGAAGAGCTTGGTTTCAACTACATAGGGCCCATTGACGGTCACGATGTTAATGCGCTGGTCGACACCCTACGTAACATGAAAGACCTGAAAGGTCCTCAGTTACTGCATATAGTGACGCAAAAAGGCAAAGGCTATAAGCCCGCAGAAAAAGACCCTATTGGTTACCACGGCGTGCCTAAGTTTGATCCTAAGTCATCAGAGCTGCCGCAAAAGGCGCCGGGCGTTCCAAATTACTCCGATATTTTTGGTCAGTGGCTGTGTAGCACTGCACAAAGTGACAAGTCCCTTATGGCAATAACCCCAGCCATGCGTGAAGGCTCAGGCATGGTTGAGTTTTCCCAGGCGTACCCTGAGCAATACTTTGATGTTGCCATCGCTGAGCAGCACAGCGTCACTTACGCTGCTGGTTTAGCCATTGCCGGCATGAAGCCCGTTGTCGCCATATACTCCACATTCTTACAGCGTGGTTACGATCAGCTCATTCACGACGTAGCATTGCAGAATTTAGATGTATTATTCGCTATCGATCGAGCGGGTATTGTTGGTGCCGACGGCCCAACCCACCAGGGGGCTTTCGACATTAGCTATATGCGCTGCATACCGAATATGGTCATAATGACCCCCAGTGACGAGCAAGAGTGTCTGGATATGCTGACGACCGGCTATGAATATAAAGGTCCGGCCTCTGTTCGCTATCCCAGAGGCGCCGGTGTTGGACTCGAACTGAGAGACCCTAAGCCATTAACAATCGGTAAAGCCAGAACCGTCCGTGATGGTGAAAAAATTGCCTTTTTGAACTTTGGCACACTGTTGCCAGAGGTAATGCAAGCCGCAGAAGCATTAAACGCAAGCGTTGTTGATATGCGTTTCGTTAAGCCTTTGGACACCAAAGCTATTGAGGATGCGGTTGCCAAACACGACAGTTTAGTCACCGTTGAAGAAAACGTGACCGCGGGTGGCGCCGGCAGTGCTGTGCTCGAGCATCTTGCCGACAAAGGCTTATCTATTTCTGTCCTGCAACTAGGACTCCCCGATGAGTTCATCAAACACGGCTCACAAGCCGAAATCCGCGCAGAGCTCAACCTAGACGCCAAAGGCATCGAAGCCCAAGTCAAAGACCGCTTATAA